One Brassica oleracea var. oleracea cultivar TO1000 chromosome C7, BOL, whole genome shotgun sequence genomic window carries:
- the LOC106301746 gene encoding receptor homology region, transmembrane domain- and RING domain-containing protein 1 isoform X1, producing the protein MRDVIVCLLAAPFLLQLSTATVVLNSISTSFPHLPAKFDGSVPRNGICGALFVANPLDGCSPLLPPSNSSLTKLALIIRGGCSFEDKLLHAQNSGFFQAAIVYDNLDNEDLVISKPQRYYFFVESINFGFHICFCFFCTVKVNTQEITLAAAVFVSNVAGEILSKYARGREGECCIYPPTKGTAWTVLAISFFSLLLIITFLLLAFFAPRHWTQWRGRHSNRTVSLDPKLVRTLPTFTFADSFHGGDTCAICLEDYRFGDSLRLLPCQHAFHLNCIDSWLTKWGTSCPVCKHDIRTQTMSSEAQKRDSPRTGTSTGRFTSAQSSQSL; encoded by the exons ATGAGAGATGTTATTGTATGTCTACTCGCAGCTCCTTTCCTCCTACAATTATCAACTGCCACCGTCGTACTCAATTCTATCTCCACCTCTTTTCCTCATCTCCCCGCCAAATTCG ACGGCTCCGTCCCCAGAAACGGAATATGCGGAGCTCTGTTCGTCGCAAATCCCCTCGACGGTTGCTCTCCTCTTCTGCCCCCATCTAACAGTTCTCTTACTAAGTTGGCTCTTATCATCAGAGGCGGATGCTCTTTCGAGGATAAGCTTCTCCACGCCCAGAACTCGGGTTTTTTTCAAGCTGCGATTGTCTATGACAACTTAGACAACGAAGATCTCGTCATTAGTAAGCCTCAAAGATATTACTTCTTTGTAGAGTCTATCAATTTTGGATTCCACATCTGTTTTTGTTTTTTTTGCACAGTGAAGGTGAACACTCAGGAGATTACACTTGCTGCTGCAGTCTTCGTTTCAAACGTTGCCGGCGAGATCTTGAGCAAGTACGCCAGAGGCCGAGAGGGCGAATGCTGCATTTATCCTCCAACCAAGGGGACTGCTTGGACTGTCCTCGCCATCTCTTTCTTCTCTCTCCTACTCATCATTACTTTCCTTTTGCTCGCCTTCTTTGCTCCAAGGCACTGGACCCAATGGCGAGGCAGGCACAGCAACCGGACCGTGTCACTAGATCCGAAGCTGGTCCGCACACTCCCCACTTTCACCTTTGCTGATTCTTTTCACGGAGGTGATACGTGTGCCATATGCCTCGAGGATTATAGATTTGGAGACTCCCTTAGACTATTGCCCTGCCAACATG CTTTTCACTTGAACTGCATCGACTCTTGGTTGACAAAATGGGGTACATCCTGCCCGGTGTGCAAGCATGATATAAGAACGCAGACTATGTCTTCCGAG GCACAAAAACGAGATAGTCCAAGAACAGGTACAAGTACGGGTAGATTTACCTCTGCTCAATCCAGTCAAAGCCTTTAA
- the LOC106301746 gene encoding receptor homology region, transmembrane domain- and RING domain-containing protein 1 isoform X2, with protein sequence MRDVIVCLLAAPFLLQLSTATVVLNSISTSFPHLPAKFDGSVPRNGICGALFVANPLDGCSPLLPPSNSSLTKLALIIRGGCSFEDKLLHAQNSGFFQAAIVYDNLDNEDLVIMKVNTQEITLAAAVFVSNVAGEILSKYARGREGECCIYPPTKGTAWTVLAISFFSLLLIITFLLLAFFAPRHWTQWRGRHSNRTVSLDPKLVRTLPTFTFADSFHGGDTCAICLEDYRFGDSLRLLPCQHAFHLNCIDSWLTKWGTSCPVCKHDIRTQTMSSEAQKRDSPRTGTSTGRFTSAQSSQSL encoded by the exons ATGAGAGATGTTATTGTATGTCTACTCGCAGCTCCTTTCCTCCTACAATTATCAACTGCCACCGTCGTACTCAATTCTATCTCCACCTCTTTTCCTCATCTCCCCGCCAAATTCG ACGGCTCCGTCCCCAGAAACGGAATATGCGGAGCTCTGTTCGTCGCAAATCCCCTCGACGGTTGCTCTCCTCTTCTGCCCCCATCTAACAGTTCTCTTACTAAGTTGGCTCTTATCATCAGAGGCGGATGCTCTTTCGAGGATAAGCTTCTCCACGCCCAGAACTCGGGTTTTTTTCAAGCTGCGATTGTCTATGACAACTTAGACAACGAAGATCTCGTCATTA TGAAGGTGAACACTCAGGAGATTACACTTGCTGCTGCAGTCTTCGTTTCAAACGTTGCCGGCGAGATCTTGAGCAAGTACGCCAGAGGCCGAGAGGGCGAATGCTGCATTTATCCTCCAACCAAGGGGACTGCTTGGACTGTCCTCGCCATCTCTTTCTTCTCTCTCCTACTCATCATTACTTTCCTTTTGCTCGCCTTCTTTGCTCCAAGGCACTGGACCCAATGGCGAGGCAGGCACAGCAACCGGACCGTGTCACTAGATCCGAAGCTGGTCCGCACACTCCCCACTTTCACCTTTGCTGATTCTTTTCACGGAGGTGATACGTGTGCCATATGCCTCGAGGATTATAGATTTGGAGACTCCCTTAGACTATTGCCCTGCCAACATG CTTTTCACTTGAACTGCATCGACTCTTGGTTGACAAAATGGGGTACATCCTGCCCGGTGTGCAAGCATGATATAAGAACGCAGACTATGTCTTCCGAG GCACAAAAACGAGATAGTCCAAGAACAGGTACAAGTACGGGTAGATTTACCTCTGCTCAATCCAGTCAAAGCCTTTAA
- the LOC106301427 gene encoding heme oxygenase 1, chloroplastic-like: MAYSAPISPSLSFFKTPQLARFSFPFSPLYSSPRIQNLSLPTMKNKTWSSSVVVAATAAEKQKKKRYPGESKGFVEEMRFVAMRLHTKEQAKEGEKETKAPEERPVAKWEPTVEGYLRFLVDSKLVYDTLEEIISQSTFPTYAEFKNTGLERAEKLDTDLKWFKEQGYEIPEPTATGKKYSQYLKDLADKDPPSFICHFYNIYFAHSAGGRMIGRKVAERILDNRELEFYKWDGDLSELLQNVREKLNKVAEEWTREEKNHCLEETEKSFKYSGEILRLILS, translated from the exons ATGGCTTATTCAGCTCCCATATCTCCATCCCTATCCTTCTTCAAAACCCCCCAACTCGCCAGATTCTCGTTCCCTTTCTCCCCACTTTACTCTAGCCCTAGGATTCAGAATCTAAGTCTGCCCACCATGAAGAACAAGACGTGGTCGTCGTCCGTGGTGGTGGCGGCGACGGCGGCGGAGAAGCAGAAGAAGAAGAGATACCCTGGAGAATCGAAAGGGTTTGTGGAGGAGATGAGGTTTGTGGCGATGAGACTTCACACGAAAGAGCAGGCCAAGGAAGGTGAGAAAGAGACAAAAGCTCCCGAGGAGCGTCCTGTCGCTAAATGGGAACCGACTGTTGAAGGTTACTTGAGGTTTTTGGTGGATAGCAAGTTGGTTTATGACACGCTTGAAGAGATTATTAGTCAGTCCACTTTCCCAACTT ATGCGGAATTCAAGAACACGGGGCTGGAAAGGGCAGAGAAATTGGACACTGATCTGAAGTGGTTCAAAGAACAAGGCTACGAGATTCCAGAACCAACTGCTACTGGTAAAAAGTATTCTCAGTATTTAAAGGATTTAGCTGACAAGGATCCTCCATCATTCATTTGTCACTTTTACAACATCTACTTCGCCCACAGCGCTGGTGGCCGAATGATTGGAAGAAAG GTAGCCGAGAGGATTCTCGACAATAGAGAACTCGAGTTTTACAAATGGGACGGCGACCTTTCCGAATTGTTGCAGAACGTGAGGGAAAAACTGAACAAAGTTGCAGAGGAGTGGACGAGAGAAGAAAAGAATCATTGTTTGGAAGAGACCGAGAAATCGTTCAAGTATTCTGGTGAGATACTTCGTCTCATATTGTCCTGA